In Colias croceus chromosome 26, ilColCroc2.1, one DNA window encodes the following:
- the LOC123703418 gene encoding protein BCL9 homolog isoform X2 gives MIKEKEKGGGARLKDEPNDPTEPGHGSRPPSASLPTPAALKKEPDEAPHRVKLEPHSQGSAEDSAGDLGVDGIKTEIDGLMDSDGDPTKSPQCELGGPGSLKSERLSSDSNDIIDPQTGLRNNPGNIQDGNQNCRNPNGPDNMGSCRMGGGPMGPGVSMGPMSSEAQTLPSNVISKQSGSMEQSQIFVFSTMLANKAAEAVISGQNHSIIAYHCAQPNTKKYLEKHPLKIGQFNKQNPAQWLNNLAMAKRGGMRGGPNMMGGPNQMGHMMGGPMGPNMGPIGHGGMGHMGGPNMMGPSRMGGPGNQMMMMKGGPGQMGQMGPGMGPMDGFPGGTPSCGVMDGLGADGEMPWDTKNPSVMSNGMANGPSQMPPCSEAGSGDNNSGDNISCQPGSKASVSSVGVKIPDENLTPQQRAHREEQLATIRKMQQILFPESGSNPNQQDGQGQEINPPNSSANMNMPYPPMSSHGPMVSGPNGPMVSMQSGMNSGPSCTMAGPMGPNGPMGGPMGPGPMGPNGPMGGPMGNMGSGMNMGGHGSMGPNGMMGPNGPIMSGMGPNGPMGPMGPCGMKGIRGPCGGPDMKSGMCTDMHMGRGCGGPMGRMPNPMGGMGGPKPCMMGGPHMGPRMMPGPNLSAMNGGMMMESGMMGGMVHGDCGPDHHGMCDDYGRGRNYKLQMGGNDHKNSLRSPKSPAHAHADIDWQKLHHQFFDDNKSMDPELSTQVKSPCSERGGCLPPPPYGASPLHRSASVPIATQSPSQGGNSSEAPRAGSALSSPAHCKPQHKHDPPEILEKLDDGVFVRTLQCLAAQRQKNQQSKEPSLMPVPSPQQISYLNQFEGQELTIQKQPNTSLKDNGPPSNSGGQTPQSNSNQKSPAGMMPGTPEPHGSLAEQRAGRFSLEQSPGFNNPQTPTSKCSQDEKSRPSPSSNRSNSDSASKTPQRESVAHSQGYAVSCAKSSCAVTTMSQAHADDTMASSTETTLSGGPNSTSLPGPFPGPCSMNRPDNIPINPNQGPNGPMTATSSFDPISSLAQMSQQLTNTVGGGPGSSGPMGPNGSGMGPFGSGPHHMQHHHSMHPHGHPHMMMNDLGCHMEGMGGPGLGGPMEGMMGGGDFPPDMNLSPKMGGGPMGGPMGPMGPDSSMLGPRMSGGGKMPPFNGANVQVKASAPNTIQYLPTRPQMPCNTGPRGPPSLDFLQRVTNPMQMDSSKGGVQYFPGARGMDMEGGMRGVMRAPGMLRMPHYPAGFNSPPKMAGDPFGGPGPNPMCGPNFRGVKGGMGPGNVRMGAAQPLPPSMGGPNPGFKGQGFAVPSTADPNYAAQFHNFQQQLYATGSRAAQPHQGYPPYQPSK, from the exons ATGATTAAGGAGAAGGAGAAGGGCGGAGGTGCCCGCCTGAAAGATGAGCCCAATGATCCCACAGAACCAG GGCATGGCTCCAGACCGCCGTCCGCGTCGTTGCCCACGCCGGCAGCCCTAAAAAAGGAGCCGGATGAAGCACCACACAGGGTCAAATTGGAGCCCCACAGTCAGGGAAGCGCGGAGGACTCTGCCGGTGACCTCGGTGTGGACGGGATTAAAACTGAAATTGATGGCCTCATGGATAGCGATG GTGACCCCACAAAATCCCCACAGTGTGAGCTGGGGGGCCCAGGCTCTCTAAAGTCAGAGCGTCTGTCTTCAGACTCCAATGATATTATAGATCCACAAACTGGCCTCAGAAATAACCCTGGAAATATACAa gatGGCAATCAAAATTGTCGCAACCCGAACGGGCCCGACAACATGGGGTCGTGTCGCATGGGCGGAGGCCCTATGGGGCCCGGCGTGTCGATGGGCCCTATGTCGAGCGAGGCCCAGACTTTGCCCTCCAACGTTATTAGCAAGCAGTCGGGAAGCATGGAG CAAAGTCAAATATTCGTGTTCTCGACGATGCTCGCGAACAAAGCGGCGGAGGCGGTGATATCGGGGCAGAATCATTCCATTATCGCCTATCATTGTGCACAGCCTAACACGAAGAAGTATCTTGAG AAACATCCACTAAAAATCGGCCAGTTTAACAAACAAAACCCCGCGCAGTGGTTGAACAACCTCGCCATGGCGAAGCGAGGTGGTATGCGCGGCGGTCCAAACATGATGGGCGGGCCCAACCAAATGGGCCACATGATGGGCGGCCCCATGGGGCCCAACATGGGGCCGATAGGGCACGGCGGCATGGGGCATATGGGCGGCCCCAACATGATGGGGCCCAGCCGCATGGGGGGCCCCGGCAAccagatgatgatgatgaagggCGGGCCCGGGCAGATGGGGCAGATGGGCCCCGGCATGGGCCCCATGGATGGGTTTCCAGGGGGCACCCCGTCCTGCGGTGTCATGGACGGCCTCGGTGCTGATGGTGAAATGCCCTGGGACACC AAAAACCCCTCCGTAATGTCGAACGGCATGGCAAATGGGCCCTCCCAAATGCCGCCCTGCTCTGAAGCGGGCTCGGGAGACAACAATAGCGGCGATAATATATCCTGCCAGCCCGGTTCTAAAG cTTCAGTCTCGTCCGTAGGCGTGAAGATCCCGGACGAGAACCTGACGCCGCAGCAGCGCGCACACCGCGAGGAGCAGCTCGCCACCATCCGCAAGATGCAGCAGATCCTGTTCCCCGAGAGCGGCTCCAACCCCAACCAGCAGGACGGCCAGGGCCAGGAGATCAACCCGCCCAACTCCAGCGCCAACATGAACATGCCCTACCCGCCCATGTCCTCCCACGGGCCCATGGTCTCCGGCCCCAACGGCCCCATGGTGTCCATGCAGAGCGGCATGAATTCAGGGCCGAGCTGCACCATGGCGGGACCTATGGGACCGAACGGGCCGATGGGCGGGCCCATGGGACCCGGCCCGATGGGACCGAACGGCCCGATGGGTGGGCCGATGGGCAACATGGGGTCGGGCATGAACATGGGTGGCCACGGTTCGATGGGACCTAACGGCATGATGGGACCGAACGGGCCGATCATGTCGGGTATGGGACCCAACGGGCCGATGGGCCCTATGGGGCCGTGCGGCATGAAGGGCATTAGGGGACCGTGTGGCGGGCCAGATATGAAATCCGGCATGTGTACAGATATGCATATGGGCAGAGGCTGCGGAGGTCCTATGGGT CGTATGCCGAATCCTATGGGCGGTATGGGAGGTCCTAAACCGTGTATGATGGGTGGACCTCACATGGGGCCTAGGATGATGCCTGGACCCAACTTATCGGCTATGAacg gCGGCATGATGATGGAGAGCGGCATGATGGGCGGCATGGTGCACGGGGACTGCGGGCCCGACCACCACGGCATGTGCGACGACTACGGCCGGGGGAGgaat taCAAATTGCAGATGGGCGGCAACGACCACAAGAACTCGCTGCGCAGTCCGAAGAGTCCTGCGCACGCGCACGCTGATATTGATTGGCAGAAGTTACACCATCAGTTCTTCGACGACAACAAGAGCATGGACCCGGAATTAA gTACACAAGTAAAATCGCCGTGTTCAGAGCGCGGCGGTTGCCTGCCGCCGCCGCCCTATGGAGCGTCACCTTTACACAGATCTGCTTCAGTGCCTATAG CAACACAATCCCCGTCACAAGGCGGCAACTCGTCAGAAGCGCCGAGAGCGGGCTCAGCGCTCAGCAGCCCCGCGCACTGCAAGCCGCAGCACAAACACGACCCGCCAG AGATATTAGAGAAATTGGACGACGGTGTGTTTGTTCGAACGCTCCAATGTCTGGCAGCGCAGCGGCAGAAGAACCAACAGAGCAAGGAGCCAAGTTTGATGCCCGTACCGTCGCCACAACAAATATCCTATCTCAACCAGTTCGAAG gACAAGAGTTAACGATACAAAAGCAGCCGAACACATCGTTAAAAGACAACGGTCCGCCTTCAAACAGTGGAGGACAAACGCCTCAGTCAAATTCGAATCAAAAATCACCTGCTGg TATGATGCCGGGCACGCCGGAGCCGCACGGCTCGCTAGCGGAGCAGCGCGCGGGCCGCTTCTCGCTCGAGCAGAGCCCCGGCTTCAACAACCCGCAGACGCCCACGTCCAAGTGTTCGCAGG ATGAGAAATCCCGGCCGAGCCCGTCGTCGAACAGGTCGAACAGTGACAGCGCGTCGAAAACGCCGCAACGCGAGTCAGTTGCCCACAGCCAGGGGTACGCGGTGTCGTGCGCGAAGAGCAGCTGCGCGGTGACCACCATGTCGCAGGCGCATGCTGACGACACCATGGCGTCTAGCACTGAG ACGACGTTATCAGGCGGTCCAAACAGCACGAGCCTACCGGGCCCGTTCCCGGGGCCCTGCAGTATGAACAGGCCGGACAACATTCCCATCAACCCGAACCAGGGCCCCAACGGCCCCATGACCGCCACGTCGTCGTTCGACCCGATCTCATCGTTAGCGCAGATGTCGCAGCAGCTAACGAACACGGTCGGCGGGGGCCCCGGCTCCTCAGGCCCCATGGGGCCCAACGGGTCTGGCATGGGGCCCTTTGGGTCCGGGCCCCATCACATGCAACATCACCATTCTATGCATCCGCATGGACACCCGCatatgatgatgaatgatttGG GTTGCCATATGGAAGGCATGGGTGGGCCAGGATTAGGTGGTCCCATGGAAGGAATGATGGGCGGTGGAGATTTCCCACCAGATATGAACCTCAGTCCGAAGATGGGTGGCGGACCTATGGGAGGGCCGATGGGGCCCATGGGACCCGACTCGTCAATGTTAGGGCCTCGCATGTCAGGTGGCGGGAAAATGCCTCCCTTCAACGGGGCAAACGTACAAGTCAAAGCGAGCGCACCGAACACGATACAGTATTTGCCCACGAGGCCGCAGATGCCGTGCAACACGGGGCCCCGGGGGCCTCCCAGTCTAGATTTCTTGCAGCGAGTCACGAATCCGATGCAAATGGACAGCAGTAAAGGCGGCGTGCAATACTTCCCGGGCGCGAGGGGCATGGACATGGAAGGCGGCATGCGGGGCGTCATGCGCGCGCCCGGGATGCTGCGCATGCCGCACTACCCGGCCGGCTTCAACTCGCCGCCCAAGATGGCCGGCGACCCGTTCGGCGGGCCGGGCCCCAACCCCATGTGCGGGCCCAACTTCCGCGGCGTCAAGGGCGGCATGGGGCCCGGCAACGTGCGCATGGGCGCCGCGCAGCCCCTGCCGCCGTCCATGGGCGGGCCCAACCCGGGCTTCAAGGGGCAGGGCTTCGCGGTGCCGTCCACGGCGGACCCCAACTACGCGGCGCAGTTCCACAACTTCCAGCAGCAGCTGTACGCGACGGGCAGCCGCGCCGCGCAGCCGCACCAGGGCTACCCGCCCTACCAGCCGTCCAAGTGA
- the LOC123703418 gene encoding protein BCL9 homolog isoform X1, translated as MIKEKEKGGGARLKDEPNDPTEPGHGSRPPSASLPTPAALKKEPDEAPHRVKLEPHSQGSAEDSAGDLGVDGIKTEIDGLMDSDGDPTKSPQCELGGPGSLKSERLSSDSNDIIDPQTGLRNNPGNIQDGNQNCRNPNGPDNMGSCRMGGGPMGPGVSMGPMSSEAQTLPSNVISKQSGSMEQQSQIFVFSTMLANKAAEAVISGQNHSIIAYHCAQPNTKKYLEKHPLKIGQFNKQNPAQWLNNLAMAKRGGMRGGPNMMGGPNQMGHMMGGPMGPNMGPIGHGGMGHMGGPNMMGPSRMGGPGNQMMMMKGGPGQMGQMGPGMGPMDGFPGGTPSCGVMDGLGADGEMPWDTKNPSVMSNGMANGPSQMPPCSEAGSGDNNSGDNISCQPGSKASVSSVGVKIPDENLTPQQRAHREEQLATIRKMQQILFPESGSNPNQQDGQGQEINPPNSSANMNMPYPPMSSHGPMVSGPNGPMVSMQSGMNSGPSCTMAGPMGPNGPMGGPMGPGPMGPNGPMGGPMGNMGSGMNMGGHGSMGPNGMMGPNGPIMSGMGPNGPMGPMGPCGMKGIRGPCGGPDMKSGMCTDMHMGRGCGGPMGRMPNPMGGMGGPKPCMMGGPHMGPRMMPGPNLSAMNGGMMMESGMMGGMVHGDCGPDHHGMCDDYGRGRNYKLQMGGNDHKNSLRSPKSPAHAHADIDWQKLHHQFFDDNKSMDPELSTQVKSPCSERGGCLPPPPYGASPLHRSASVPIATQSPSQGGNSSEAPRAGSALSSPAHCKPQHKHDPPEILEKLDDGVFVRTLQCLAAQRQKNQQSKEPSLMPVPSPQQISYLNQFEGQELTIQKQPNTSLKDNGPPSNSGGQTPQSNSNQKSPAGMMPGTPEPHGSLAEQRAGRFSLEQSPGFNNPQTPTSKCSQDEKSRPSPSSNRSNSDSASKTPQRESVAHSQGYAVSCAKSSCAVTTMSQAHADDTMASSTETTLSGGPNSTSLPGPFPGPCSMNRPDNIPINPNQGPNGPMTATSSFDPISSLAQMSQQLTNTVGGGPGSSGPMGPNGSGMGPFGSGPHHMQHHHSMHPHGHPHMMMNDLGCHMEGMGGPGLGGPMEGMMGGGDFPPDMNLSPKMGGGPMGGPMGPMGPDSSMLGPRMSGGGKMPPFNGANVQVKASAPNTIQYLPTRPQMPCNTGPRGPPSLDFLQRVTNPMQMDSSKGGVQYFPGARGMDMEGGMRGVMRAPGMLRMPHYPAGFNSPPKMAGDPFGGPGPNPMCGPNFRGVKGGMGPGNVRMGAAQPLPPSMGGPNPGFKGQGFAVPSTADPNYAAQFHNFQQQLYATGSRAAQPHQGYPPYQPSK; from the exons ATGATTAAGGAGAAGGAGAAGGGCGGAGGTGCCCGCCTGAAAGATGAGCCCAATGATCCCACAGAACCAG GGCATGGCTCCAGACCGCCGTCCGCGTCGTTGCCCACGCCGGCAGCCCTAAAAAAGGAGCCGGATGAAGCACCACACAGGGTCAAATTGGAGCCCCACAGTCAGGGAAGCGCGGAGGACTCTGCCGGTGACCTCGGTGTGGACGGGATTAAAACTGAAATTGATGGCCTCATGGATAGCGATG GTGACCCCACAAAATCCCCACAGTGTGAGCTGGGGGGCCCAGGCTCTCTAAAGTCAGAGCGTCTGTCTTCAGACTCCAATGATATTATAGATCCACAAACTGGCCTCAGAAATAACCCTGGAAATATACAa gatGGCAATCAAAATTGTCGCAACCCGAACGGGCCCGACAACATGGGGTCGTGTCGCATGGGCGGAGGCCCTATGGGGCCCGGCGTGTCGATGGGCCCTATGTCGAGCGAGGCCCAGACTTTGCCCTCCAACGTTATTAGCAAGCAGTCGGGAAGCATGGAG CAGCAAAGTCAAATATTCGTGTTCTCGACGATGCTCGCGAACAAAGCGGCGGAGGCGGTGATATCGGGGCAGAATCATTCCATTATCGCCTATCATTGTGCACAGCCTAACACGAAGAAGTATCTTGAG AAACATCCACTAAAAATCGGCCAGTTTAACAAACAAAACCCCGCGCAGTGGTTGAACAACCTCGCCATGGCGAAGCGAGGTGGTATGCGCGGCGGTCCAAACATGATGGGCGGGCCCAACCAAATGGGCCACATGATGGGCGGCCCCATGGGGCCCAACATGGGGCCGATAGGGCACGGCGGCATGGGGCATATGGGCGGCCCCAACATGATGGGGCCCAGCCGCATGGGGGGCCCCGGCAAccagatgatgatgatgaagggCGGGCCCGGGCAGATGGGGCAGATGGGCCCCGGCATGGGCCCCATGGATGGGTTTCCAGGGGGCACCCCGTCCTGCGGTGTCATGGACGGCCTCGGTGCTGATGGTGAAATGCCCTGGGACACC AAAAACCCCTCCGTAATGTCGAACGGCATGGCAAATGGGCCCTCCCAAATGCCGCCCTGCTCTGAAGCGGGCTCGGGAGACAACAATAGCGGCGATAATATATCCTGCCAGCCCGGTTCTAAAG cTTCAGTCTCGTCCGTAGGCGTGAAGATCCCGGACGAGAACCTGACGCCGCAGCAGCGCGCACACCGCGAGGAGCAGCTCGCCACCATCCGCAAGATGCAGCAGATCCTGTTCCCCGAGAGCGGCTCCAACCCCAACCAGCAGGACGGCCAGGGCCAGGAGATCAACCCGCCCAACTCCAGCGCCAACATGAACATGCCCTACCCGCCCATGTCCTCCCACGGGCCCATGGTCTCCGGCCCCAACGGCCCCATGGTGTCCATGCAGAGCGGCATGAATTCAGGGCCGAGCTGCACCATGGCGGGACCTATGGGACCGAACGGGCCGATGGGCGGGCCCATGGGACCCGGCCCGATGGGACCGAACGGCCCGATGGGTGGGCCGATGGGCAACATGGGGTCGGGCATGAACATGGGTGGCCACGGTTCGATGGGACCTAACGGCATGATGGGACCGAACGGGCCGATCATGTCGGGTATGGGACCCAACGGGCCGATGGGCCCTATGGGGCCGTGCGGCATGAAGGGCATTAGGGGACCGTGTGGCGGGCCAGATATGAAATCCGGCATGTGTACAGATATGCATATGGGCAGAGGCTGCGGAGGTCCTATGGGT CGTATGCCGAATCCTATGGGCGGTATGGGAGGTCCTAAACCGTGTATGATGGGTGGACCTCACATGGGGCCTAGGATGATGCCTGGACCCAACTTATCGGCTATGAacg gCGGCATGATGATGGAGAGCGGCATGATGGGCGGCATGGTGCACGGGGACTGCGGGCCCGACCACCACGGCATGTGCGACGACTACGGCCGGGGGAGgaat taCAAATTGCAGATGGGCGGCAACGACCACAAGAACTCGCTGCGCAGTCCGAAGAGTCCTGCGCACGCGCACGCTGATATTGATTGGCAGAAGTTACACCATCAGTTCTTCGACGACAACAAGAGCATGGACCCGGAATTAA gTACACAAGTAAAATCGCCGTGTTCAGAGCGCGGCGGTTGCCTGCCGCCGCCGCCCTATGGAGCGTCACCTTTACACAGATCTGCTTCAGTGCCTATAG CAACACAATCCCCGTCACAAGGCGGCAACTCGTCAGAAGCGCCGAGAGCGGGCTCAGCGCTCAGCAGCCCCGCGCACTGCAAGCCGCAGCACAAACACGACCCGCCAG AGATATTAGAGAAATTGGACGACGGTGTGTTTGTTCGAACGCTCCAATGTCTGGCAGCGCAGCGGCAGAAGAACCAACAGAGCAAGGAGCCAAGTTTGATGCCCGTACCGTCGCCACAACAAATATCCTATCTCAACCAGTTCGAAG gACAAGAGTTAACGATACAAAAGCAGCCGAACACATCGTTAAAAGACAACGGTCCGCCTTCAAACAGTGGAGGACAAACGCCTCAGTCAAATTCGAATCAAAAATCACCTGCTGg TATGATGCCGGGCACGCCGGAGCCGCACGGCTCGCTAGCGGAGCAGCGCGCGGGCCGCTTCTCGCTCGAGCAGAGCCCCGGCTTCAACAACCCGCAGACGCCCACGTCCAAGTGTTCGCAGG ATGAGAAATCCCGGCCGAGCCCGTCGTCGAACAGGTCGAACAGTGACAGCGCGTCGAAAACGCCGCAACGCGAGTCAGTTGCCCACAGCCAGGGGTACGCGGTGTCGTGCGCGAAGAGCAGCTGCGCGGTGACCACCATGTCGCAGGCGCATGCTGACGACACCATGGCGTCTAGCACTGAG ACGACGTTATCAGGCGGTCCAAACAGCACGAGCCTACCGGGCCCGTTCCCGGGGCCCTGCAGTATGAACAGGCCGGACAACATTCCCATCAACCCGAACCAGGGCCCCAACGGCCCCATGACCGCCACGTCGTCGTTCGACCCGATCTCATCGTTAGCGCAGATGTCGCAGCAGCTAACGAACACGGTCGGCGGGGGCCCCGGCTCCTCAGGCCCCATGGGGCCCAACGGGTCTGGCATGGGGCCCTTTGGGTCCGGGCCCCATCACATGCAACATCACCATTCTATGCATCCGCATGGACACCCGCatatgatgatgaatgatttGG GTTGCCATATGGAAGGCATGGGTGGGCCAGGATTAGGTGGTCCCATGGAAGGAATGATGGGCGGTGGAGATTTCCCACCAGATATGAACCTCAGTCCGAAGATGGGTGGCGGACCTATGGGAGGGCCGATGGGGCCCATGGGACCCGACTCGTCAATGTTAGGGCCTCGCATGTCAGGTGGCGGGAAAATGCCTCCCTTCAACGGGGCAAACGTACAAGTCAAAGCGAGCGCACCGAACACGATACAGTATTTGCCCACGAGGCCGCAGATGCCGTGCAACACGGGGCCCCGGGGGCCTCCCAGTCTAGATTTCTTGCAGCGAGTCACGAATCCGATGCAAATGGACAGCAGTAAAGGCGGCGTGCAATACTTCCCGGGCGCGAGGGGCATGGACATGGAAGGCGGCATGCGGGGCGTCATGCGCGCGCCCGGGATGCTGCGCATGCCGCACTACCCGGCCGGCTTCAACTCGCCGCCCAAGATGGCCGGCGACCCGTTCGGCGGGCCGGGCCCCAACCCCATGTGCGGGCCCAACTTCCGCGGCGTCAAGGGCGGCATGGGGCCCGGCAACGTGCGCATGGGCGCCGCGCAGCCCCTGCCGCCGTCCATGGGCGGGCCCAACCCGGGCTTCAAGGGGCAGGGCTTCGCGGTGCCGTCCACGGCGGACCCCAACTACGCGGCGCAGTTCCACAACTTCCAGCAGCAGCTGTACGCGACGGGCAGCCGCGCCGCGCAGCCGCACCAGGGCTACCCGCCCTACCAGCCGTCCAAGTGA